The proteins below come from a single Malus sylvestris chromosome 3, drMalSylv7.2, whole genome shotgun sequence genomic window:
- the LOC126615024 gene encoding uncharacterized protein LOC126615024: MATSISYAVFIASMLLCLSSSPAPFANARASQLVRSVCKQTQEQFGYNYRQCVKSLWKDIPIRLATNLKDLDIAVLKLAAANAAQTKATFEKALNATDKNANGTTAIKQCVDSYDFALGAFVFAVRGVNDGDKSVTEILTQAQDDLVRCQRALASVEVPLPMPVSTTNFWVMIYRDVAFLVSSQLFNI, from the coding sequence ATGGCCACCTCAATCAGTTATGCAGTGTTCATTGCTTCCATGCTCTTATGTCTCTCGTCGTCTCCAGCACCATTTGCAAATGCAAGAGCGTCTCAATTAGTTAGGAGTGTTTGCAAGCAAACCCAAGAACAATTCGGCTACAACTATAGGCAGTGCGTAAAATCTCTTTGGAAAGATATTCCAATTAGATTGGCAACTAATCTCAAAGATCTTGATATAGCCGTTCTTAAATTAGCAGCAGCAAATGCAGCACAAACCAAAGCTACGTTTGAAAAAGCTTTAAACGCCACCGACAAGAATGCTAATGGCACGACAGCTATAAAGCAGTGTGTAGATTCGTATGATTTTGCGTTAGGAGCGTTCGTATTCGCAGTGCGAGGGGTCAATGACGGTGACAAATCGGTCACCGAAATCCTCACACAGGCCCAAGATGACCTTGTTCGTTGCCAAAGAGCATTGGCCTCTGTTGAAGTTCCTCTTCCTATGCCAGTATCAACGACGAACTTTTGGGTCATGATATATAGGGATGTTGCATTCCTTGTTTCTTCCCAGTTATTCAATATCTAG